One Nonomuraea angiospora DNA segment encodes these proteins:
- a CDS encoding TetR/AcrR family transcriptional regulator, giving the protein MHEQRQRADALRNADKIVRAAIASLREHGPDVSLEEIARHAGIGSATVYRRFGDRDGVIRAAFQTYFAEEVEPLVLAARDADDAGRALTEALTASVETLAAHRALLRAARMSGAFTVDIAVRFMGPLGVVLARAQRQGTIRRDLIVRDLAAILVMALATMHSGDPECGDLRRYLALLLSSLRPSDDELPPPSNRSHHILDSSPASRQIGH; this is encoded by the coding sequence GTGCACGAGCAGCGACAGCGAGCCGACGCGCTGCGTAACGCGGACAAGATCGTCCGGGCCGCCATCGCGAGTCTGCGCGAGCACGGCCCGGACGTGTCACTCGAGGAGATCGCCCGGCACGCCGGCATCGGCAGCGCCACCGTCTACCGCAGGTTCGGCGACCGCGACGGCGTGATCAGGGCGGCCTTCCAGACCTACTTCGCCGAAGAGGTCGAGCCGCTGGTCCTGGCCGCCCGCGACGCCGACGACGCCGGACGGGCGCTGACCGAGGCGCTGACCGCCTCGGTCGAGACTCTCGCGGCGCACCGCGCGCTGCTGCGGGCGGCGCGCATGTCGGGGGCGTTCACCGTCGACATCGCCGTACGGTTCATGGGGCCGCTGGGCGTCGTGCTGGCCAGGGCCCAGCGGCAGGGCACGATACGCCGCGACCTGATCGTCCGCGACCTGGCCGCCATCCTGGTGATGGCGCTGGCCACCATGCATTCCGGCGACCCCGAATGCGGCGATCTCCGGCGCTACCTGGCGCTGCTGCTGTCCAGCCTGCGGCCGTCGGACGACGAGCTCCCGCCCCCTTCCAACCGGTCGCACCACATCCTCGACTCGTCCCCGGCTTCGCGGCAGATCGGACACTGA